A window of the Gossypium hirsutum isolate 1008001.06 chromosome A05, Gossypium_hirsutum_v2.1, whole genome shotgun sequence genome harbors these coding sequences:
- the LOC107959629 gene encoding probable receptor-like protein kinase At2g42960, which yields MSSQGALNAELSKKTSFLGLKLWVLIGISVGAFIVLILGILSVWVTFRRRSRRSVDKFSLSQIPNVSKEIKVDKVGVQRFNDQPESLFLSVNDKSNDKNSERMLAHLGMSKSSDPDNASQCSSIYHHERGFSSHSGEEGSSGTVRKQSSLSYGGLVTASPLVGLPEISHLGWGHWFTLRDLDLATNHFAAENVLGEGGYGVVYKGRLINGTEVAVKKILNNLGQAEKEFRVEVDAIGHVRHKNLVRLLGYCIEGVHRMLVYEYVNNGNLEQWLHGAMRQHGTLTWEARMKVIIGTAKALAYLHEAIEPKVVHRDIKSSNILIDDDFNAKVSDFGLAKLLGSGESHITTRVMGTFGYVAPEYANTGLLNEKSDIYSFGVLLLEAVTGRDPVDYGRPANEVNLVEWLKMMVGTRRAEEVVDPNLETRPATRALKRALLVALRCVDPDANKRPKMTQVVRMLEADEYPFREDRRNRKSRTASMEIESLKEPTDAESKAGESQSSVTKTTHE from the exons ATGTCATCTCAGGGTGCCTTAAATGCTGAGTTATCAAAGAAGACATCATTTTTGGGTCTAAAACTTTGGGTTTTGATTGGTATATCTGTTGGGGCATTTATAGTGTTGATTCTTGGTATTTTGTCTGTTTGGGTTACATTTCGGAGAAGATCCAGACGATCGGTAGACAAGTTTTCGCTTTCTCAGATACCAAATGTCTCAAAGGAAATCAAGGTTGACAAGGTTGGAGTTCAGAGATTCAATGATCAACCAGAAAGTTTATTCCTTTCTGTTAATGATAAATCCAATGATAAGAATTCTGAGAGAATGTTAGCTCATCTGGGGATGAGCAAATCGAGTGATCCTGATAATGCAAGTCAATGCAGCTCAATTTACCATCACGAGAGAGGTTTTAGTTCTCATTCAGGAGAAGAAGGGAGCTCCGGAACGGTTCGAAAGCAGTCTTCATTGTCATATGGAGGACTAGTGACGGCCTCTCCCTTAGTTGGTCTGCCAGAAATTTCACATCTTGGGTGGGGTCACTGGTTTACTCTTAGGGATCTCGATCTTGCCACAAATCACTTCGCAGCAGAGAATGTGCTTGGAGAGGGTGGATATGGGGTGGTTTACAAGGGTAGACTGATCAATGGAACTGAAGTAGCAGTTAAGAAAATTCTTAATAATCT GGGACAGGCTGAAAAAGAATTTAGGGTGGAAGTGGATGCCATTGGTCATGTTCGTCATAAGAATCTTGTGCGGCTTTTGGGTTATTGTATAGAAGGAGTTCACAG GATGCTGGTATATGAATATGTGAATAATGGTAACTTGGAACAATGGCTACACGGGGCAATGCGCCAGCATGGGACCCTTACTTGGGAGGCTCGCATGAAGGTTATTATTGGTACTGCCAAGGC ACTTGCTTATTTGCATGAAGCAATAGAACCCAAAGTTGTTCACCGGGACATAAAATCAAGTAACATCttgattgatgatgatttcaATGCCAAGGTTTCTGATTTTGGACTGGCCAAGCTCTTGGGTTCAGGAGAGAGTCATATCACAACTAGAGTTATGGGGACTTTTGG TTATGTGGCACCAGAATATGCTAACACTGGCTTGTTAAATGAGAAGAGTGATATTTACAGCTTCGGTGTTCTTCTGCTTGAAGCTGTCACTGGAAGAGACCCTGTTGACTATGGCAGACCAGCAAATGAG GTTAACCTTGTTGAGTGGCTTAAGATGATGGTTGGAACAAGAAGAGCAGAGGAAGTTGTGGATCCGAATCTTGAAACTAGACCTGCCACACGTGCTCTTAAACGTGCCCTTTTGGTGGCACTTAGGTGTGTTGATCCTGATGCAAATAAGCGACCCAAAATGACTCAGGTTGTGCGAATGCTTGAAGCTGATGAATATCCATTTCGTGAG GACCGGAGGAACAGAAAGAGCCGAACAGCCAGCATGGAAATCGAATCATTGAAGGAACCAACGGACGCGGAGAGCAAGGCCGGGGAATCACAGAGCAGCGTAACCAAGACGACGCATGAGTAA